The genomic DNA CAGGGATAAGTTGATTCGCGGCGTGAGGCGCGCCTGCCAGGGGCGAGATGTTAGCGACGATGCCCTGAAGAAACTGGCTCAAGAAGTGGAGGAGACCGTCCGTGGCCATGGCTCCTCGCAGGTAAACGCGAATGAGATTGGCCTGGCCATCTTGGAGCCATTACGTGACCTTGATGAAGTGGCTTATCTGCGCTTTGCTTCCGTGTATAAGTCTTTTGAAAGCGCTGATGACTTTGAATCCGAGATCCGGCTCATGCGGAGGCGCGACCGCGAGGATTTCTAGCGCAGTTTGTCCACCGCCTTCTGGATGCGGCGGAGCGAAACCGCATGGGCTGTGCCGAGGCGTTGGGCAAAAAGGGAAACCCGAAGTTCCTCTATCATCCAGCGTACGTCCTTGACCTCCCGCGTCTTTTCGCGGCCGGCCGGTAGGTTGCGCAGGCGGTTGGACAAGTAGGCCTTGGCATTGTCGATTTCGGCCTGGCGGTCTGCATCGCGGTCTGGGTCAAGGTTCATATCCTCTAGGCGTATTCGCATAGCTTGGATATAGCGAGGCAGGTGGCGTAGGTGCGCCATGCCATGGACTGTGATGGCGTTACGCGGTAGGAGGAAGTCTAGTTGCTCACGCATGTCATCGATTGCAGGACCATCCCAGTGGGCGAGTTCCGCTCGCAGATTGGAATATTCGGCGAGTCCAGGCGCTATTGCTACTACGGCTCGGCGCACACGTCCGGAAACCTGTGGTTTGACGGTGTCTTTGAGTTTCTGGAAAGCAGTGGGAGTACGGACCGGTCCGCCGGCTTCTAGCATGAGGTCGCGGATGGCAGCGACGCGGGCGTCGTTGACCAAGCCATCGGCACCGCCGTGCGGATAGGAGTCAACGGCAACACGTTGTTGTAGCGGCAGGCCCTTGACCATTTGCGGAGGATTGACCGAAATTTCGCGCATGAGCAAGGTCAGCGTGGTAGTAACCATCGCGGCGTCTGCGGCGGCTTTGGTGGGATGAACCTTGAGCTCGACGCCATCTTTGGTGGCGACTAGGGCGGGATAGGCCGTAACTTCGTGGCCATCGACGGTGGTAGTGACCGTGTCATCTATTGCGCCTAGAGTATCGTCGGTCCATTCGCTAACAGCGGTGGACTCGGCGGTGCGAGAGACACGGGACACGGAGGACTTGATGTGCCCGGCCTGGCGACGAATGAGTACCGCTAGGTCGCGGTCAGAGTCGACGATCTTGCCACGTTTGTCAATCGCCCCGTAGTTCATCCGCAGGTGGGCGGGTAGCTTGCTGGCCTGGAAGTCGGTGGCGTTGATTCCTTGACCGCCGAGTTCGCGGAGGACGTCGGCAAGCTGCTGGGTGATTGGTCC from Corynebacterium tuberculostearicum includes the following:
- the nrdR gene encoding transcriptional regulator NrdR, whose translation is MYCPFCHNEQSRVIDSRVVDAGTSIRRRRECASCKGRFTTVEKAVLLVVKRNGLAEPFSRDKLIRGVRRACQGRDVSDDALKKLAQEVEETVRGHGSSQVNANEIGLAILEPLRDLDEVAYLRFASVYKSFESADDFESEIRLMRRRDREDF